One genomic segment of bacterium includes these proteins:
- a CDS encoding (Fe-S)-binding protein translates to MKVALFVPCIVQDFQPQVAQATARILARAGVSVHYPKGQTCCGQLQYKSGNWKSARAVARHFMEVFQDCEAVVAPSGSCVNMVRKYYPELFRDEALWMDRALELGKRVFELTEFLVGVAKVEDLGARWRARAVYHDSCQVYRALGIHKEPRALLSRVKDLELVEMEQADVCCGFGGSFSLQFPAVSEAMVADKVAHILATGAELLISAEISCLMNIGGYLLKQGHRVQAVHIAEVLAHGGE, encoded by the coding sequence GTGAAAGTGGCCCTTTTTGTGCCTTGCATCGTGCAGGATTTCCAGCCCCAGGTGGCCCAGGCCACTGCAAGGATCCTGGCCCGGGCCGGGGTCTCGGTTCATTACCCCAAGGGGCAGACATGTTGTGGCCAGCTTCAGTACAAAAGCGGAAATTGGAAGAGCGCCAGGGCAGTGGCGCGACATTTCATGGAGGTCTTCCAGGATTGCGAGGCTGTGGTGGCCCCCTCCGGATCCTGCGTGAACATGGTGCGCAAATATTACCCGGAGCTTTTCAGAGACGAAGCCCTCTGGATGGATCGGGCACTGGAGCTGGGCAAGAGGGTCTTCGAACTCACTGAGTTTCTGGTTGGCGTGGCCAAGGTGGAGGATTTGGGAGCTCGATGGCGTGCCAGGGCGGTTTATCACGATTCCTGCCAGGTGTACAGGGCCCTCGGCATCCACAAGGAGCCGAGGGCATTGCTATCTCGGGTCAAGGACTTGGAACTGGTGGAGATGGAGCAGGCCGATGTTTGTTGCGGTTTTGGAGGCAGTTTCAGCCTCCAGTTCCCTGCTGTTTCAGAGGCCATGGTGGCTGACAAGGTGGCCCATATCTTGGCCACCGGAGCCGAGCTGTTGATAAGCGCAGAGATAAGCTGCCTCATGAACATCGGGGGATATCTGCTGAAACAAGGCCACAGGGTGCAGGCTGTGCACATAGCAGAGGTTCTGGCCCACGGGGGAGAGTGA
- a CDS encoding TRAP transporter small permease, producing the protein MDMLKTKIRKLSYGACFVGMLFSLPLMFLTVLDVAGRAFLGKPMPGSFELSEYMLSVLILLGAAYTQQVKGHVGVDFLTKRLSPKLQALCGALTTSACLFIVSIVVWQGYVDAMAETAVSDQLRIPQWPFKMLVAVGGLLLWMEFALDLYEKIQRLTGRQP; encoded by the coding sequence ATGGACATGTTGAAGACCAAGATTCGCAAATTGAGTTATGGGGCCTGTTTTGTGGGCATGTTGTTCAGCTTGCCTTTGATGTTTTTGACCGTTTTGGATGTGGCAGGCAGGGCCTTTTTGGGCAAGCCCATGCCCGGGAGTTTCGAGCTCTCAGAGTATATGCTCTCTGTGCTGATTCTGCTTGGAGCAGCTTACACCCAGCAGGTAAAAGGCCATGTGGGTGTTGATTTCTTGACCAAGAGGCTCTCCCCTAAGCTTCAAGCCTTGTGTGGGGCGCTCACCACCTCTGCGTGTCTTTTCATAGTCTCCATAGTGGTTTGGCAAGGCTATGTGGATGCCATGGCCGAGACGGCGGTGTCAGACCAACTCAGGATTCCCCAATGGCCTTTCAAGATGCTTGTGGCAGTGGGGGGCCTGCTGCTTTGGATGGAATTTGCCTTGGACCTCTATGAAAAGATTCAAAGGCTCACCGGGAGGCAGCCATGA
- a CDS encoding isochorismatase family protein, which yields MKHVMGFSMVGLFLIVCLLVLPAMAQAPKAGASKAAQAHSKVGVIVVDVQGDFTQWKKGTLAVPGTDKAFVEKVRKATSALGKAGFTLYATQDWHPSDHVSFFTNHPGKKAFDVIKVGSKDQVLWPPHCVQGTEGAKVLVDNDLFLAIVKKGQDKNFDSYSGFQDDGGAKTEMERILKARGIERLIIYGIATDYCVKATALDAVAAGFKVTVVEELCRGVAPETTSRALEEMKAKGITVLKSLDMEALKRM from the coding sequence ATGAAACACGTGATGGGTTTCTCCATGGTGGGTTTGTTCCTGATAGTCTGTTTGCTTGTCTTGCCGGCCATGGCCCAGGCTCCCAAAGCTGGGGCCAGCAAGGCAGCCCAGGCGCACTCCAAGGTAGGGGTCATAGTGGTGGATGTTCAAGGGGACTTTACCCAGTGGAAGAAGGGTACTTTGGCCGTGCCCGGCACAGACAAGGCCTTTGTGGAAAAGGTCCGAAAGGCCACCAGCGCTTTGGGCAAGGCAGGTTTCACCCTTTACGCCACACAGGACTGGCACCCCTCGGATCATGTCTCATTCTTCACAAACCACCCAGGCAAGAAGGCCTTTGATGTCATCAAGGTGGGGAGCAAAGATCAGGTGCTTTGGCCCCCTCACTGTGTTCAGGGCACAGAGGGAGCCAAGGTCCTGGTGGACAATGATCTGTTTCTGGCCATAGTGAAGAAGGGTCAAGACAAGAATTTTGACAGCTACTCAGGCTTCCAGGATGACGGTGGGGCCAAGACCGAGATGGAGCGAATCTTGAAGGCCAGGGGCATAGAAAGGCTTATCATCTATGGGATCGCCACCGACTACTGTGTTAAGGCCACGGCCCTGGATGCGGTGGCAGCAGGCTTCAAGGTAACCGTTGTGGAAGAGCTTTGCAGGGGAGTGGCCCCTGAGACCACATCACGAGCCCTGGAAGAAATGAAGGCCAAAGGCATCACGGTGCTCAAGTCTCTGGATATGGAAGCATTGAAGAGGATGTGA
- the mmsA gene encoding CoA-acylating methylmalonate-semialdehyde dehydrogenase: MKDSNQRPVRLKIYINGQWLDSETKQWLEVRNPATDQVIALCPEVTQDEIHRAVHAAQEAFWHWRMTPPPRRAKLLFEFHRKLQEHHEELARLIVDEHGKTLSDAMGELTRSFEYVEHACAGPELLKGSHAEHVGSGVDTVYIREPLGPFVFLPPFNFPAMIALYFVWAIAAGNTAIIKASRLCPMTAVRIVELAHECGFPKGVINLLTGSGRGVGNALVVHPGTVGVTFVGSSKVGEEVYKMAILHGKRAQCQGGAKNHVLIARDAFLKEVIPNVVASCFGHVGERCFAVSNVLAVEEVYEEVKERFLEECKKLVMGYGMDPNVSLGPVISREALNSMHQEIERALQEGAKLLLDGRNPQVAGYPNGYFLGPTVMEAEPEMRVFQEEIFGPVRCLKKVKDLAEGVEIINRSPFGHTANIYTENGGWAREFALRVNVGQVGINIGTPAPIAYFPVGGRKISMFGDIRGRANEAIDFYTDKKVIISRWHSSIGGQAGSLDDGFAMKYQGVTTGEQGRK, encoded by the coding sequence ATGAAGGATTCAAACCAGAGACCTGTAAGGCTTAAGATCTATATCAATGGACAGTGGCTGGATTCCGAAACAAAACAGTGGCTCGAGGTAAGAAACCCGGCCACAGATCAGGTCATAGCTCTTTGCCCCGAGGTGACCCAAGATGAGATTCACAGGGCTGTACATGCTGCCCAAGAGGCCTTTTGGCACTGGCGTATGACTCCCCCACCCAGGAGAGCCAAGCTGCTATTCGAGTTTCACAGAAAGCTCCAGGAGCACCATGAGGAGCTGGCTCGCCTCATAGTTGATGAGCATGGAAAGACCCTCTCGGATGCCATGGGGGAACTGACACGCTCCTTTGAATATGTGGAGCACGCCTGCGCTGGACCAGAACTGCTCAAAGGCTCCCATGCCGAGCATGTGGGAAGCGGGGTGGACACAGTGTACATCAGGGAACCTCTGGGCCCTTTTGTTTTCCTGCCGCCTTTCAATTTTCCTGCCATGATAGCCCTGTATTTTGTGTGGGCTATAGCAGCAGGCAACACGGCCATCATCAAGGCCAGCCGGCTGTGCCCCATGACTGCGGTGCGAATAGTGGAGTTGGCCCATGAGTGTGGGTTCCCCAAAGGTGTCATAAACCTGCTAACGGGCTCTGGAAGGGGAGTGGGAAATGCTCTTGTGGTGCACCCTGGCACCGTGGGTGTGACCTTCGTGGGCTCCTCCAAGGTGGGGGAAGAGGTGTACAAGATGGCCATACTTCACGGCAAAAGAGCTCAGTGCCAGGGCGGAGCCAAGAATCATGTGCTCATAGCCAGGGATGCTTTCCTAAAGGAGGTGATCCCCAATGTGGTGGCATCCTGCTTTGGCCACGTGGGGGAGCGCTGTTTTGCGGTCTCCAATGTACTGGCTGTGGAGGAGGTCTACGAGGAGGTAAAGGAGCGCTTCTTGGAGGAATGCAAGAAGCTGGTTATGGGATATGGCATGGATCCTAATGTGAGCCTTGGACCAGTGATCTCCAGGGAGGCACTGAATTCAATGCACCAGGAGATAGAAAGGGCTCTCCAGGAAGGGGCCAAGCTTCTCTTGGATGGCCGGAATCCCCAGGTGGCGGGCTATCCCAATGGTTATTTCCTGGGTCCCACCGTGATGGAGGCGGAGCCTGAGATGAGGGTCTTCCAGGAGGAAATCTTCGGGCCCGTGCGTTGCCTGAAAAAGGTGAAGGACCTGGCCGAGGGTGTGGAGATTATAAACCGAAGTCCCTTTGGCCACACAGCCAATATTTATACGGAAAACGGAGGCTGGGCCAGGGAGTTCGCCCTGAGGGTCAATGTGGGCCAAGTAGGGATAAACATAGGGACACCTGCTCCCATCGCGTACTTCCCTGTGGGAGGAAGAAAAATATCCATGTTCGGAGACATCAGAGGAAGGGCCAACGAGGCCATAGATTTCTATACTGACAAGAAAGTGATCATAAGCAGATGGCATTCCTCCATAGGTGGGCAGGCAGGCTCTCTGGATGATGGCTTTGCCATGAAATACCAGGGGGTCACCACTGGGGAGCAAGGGAGAAAGTGA
- a CDS encoding (2Fe-2S)-binding protein: MGFEDSSCRPSITVHFKLNGREVALEVDPGESVLHVLRERLGLKGAKEGCAMGECGACTVVVDNKAINACLMMAAQLEGRELLTVEGLESPVGLHPLQEAFLEHHAVQCGFCTPGMLMSAYALLMRNPRPTRQEILKALEGNLCRCTGYEQILAAVEAAAKRACPGEDP, from the coding sequence ATGGGGTTTGAAGATAGCAGTTGCAGGCCATCCATAACTGTGCATTTCAAGCTGAACGGCCGGGAGGTAGCCCTGGAGGTGGACCCTGGAGAGAGTGTTCTGCATGTTCTTAGAGAAAGACTGGGTCTCAAGGGCGCCAAGGAGGGGTGCGCCATGGGAGAATGCGGGGCCTGCACGGTGGTGGTGGACAACAAGGCAATAAACGCCTGTCTCATGATGGCGGCCCAGTTGGAGGGTAGGGAATTACTGACAGTGGAGGGACTGGAGAGCCCTGTGGGGCTTCATCCCCTGCAGGAGGCCTTTTTGGAGCACCATGCTGTCCAGTGCGGCTTCTGTACCCCAGGCATGCTCATGAGCGCTTACGCCCTTCTCATGAGAAATCCAAGGCCCACAAGGCAGGAGATCCTAAAGGCCCTGGAAGGCAACTTGTGCCGATGCACAGGATACGAGCAGATCCTGGCTGCCGTGGAAGCTGCTGCCAAGAGGGCTTGTCCGGGAGAAGATCCATGA
- a CDS encoding FAD binding domain-containing protein produces the protein MMGVAAYHFPRSLVEALGLMSRYGAEAMPLAGGTDLMVELRQGKHKASHLVDISRLPELKILEQKDGFIHVGAGLTFSEIMDSELLRAHAPVLVKAASRIGSVQIRNMATLGGNVVHCSPCADSVPALLVLRARAVLASLAGTRVVPLEDILWGAYRSGLRTGEILTRFVFESASHMWSDFQKLARRKALAIARLSLAVMAQQDEKALVEVRIALGSGTPVPRRMNKVEDLLKGRLPKERDLWEAGRLMAASMVEISGTRASTAYKEKAVQGLLVRALLPLVRNGK, from the coding sequence ATGATGGGGGTCGCAGCATATCATTTTCCCAGGAGCCTGGTCGAGGCCCTGGGCCTGATGAGCAGGTACGGCGCTGAAGCAATGCCACTGGCCGGGGGAACAGATCTGATGGTGGAGCTTAGGCAAGGAAAGCACAAGGCTTCCCACTTGGTGGATATAAGCAGACTGCCAGAGCTGAAGATCTTGGAGCAAAAGGATGGATTCATTCATGTGGGAGCAGGGCTCACCTTTTCCGAGATAATGGATTCGGAACTACTCAGGGCTCACGCCCCTGTATTGGTGAAGGCGGCCTCACGCATAGGCAGTGTCCAGATAAGAAACATGGCCACTTTGGGAGGCAATGTGGTGCATTGTTCTCCTTGTGCGGACAGCGTGCCAGCCCTTTTGGTGCTCAGGGCCAGAGCCGTTTTGGCAAGTCTGGCTGGTACAAGGGTTGTTCCCCTGGAGGACATCCTTTGGGGAGCGTACAGAAGTGGGCTAAGGACAGGGGAGATTCTAACCAGATTTGTATTTGAGAGCGCCTCCCACATGTGGAGTGACTTTCAGAAGCTGGCCAGAAGAAAAGCCCTGGCCATAGCCAGGCTCAGTCTGGCTGTAATGGCCCAACAGGATGAAAAAGCTCTGGTAGAGGTGCGCATAGCCCTGGGCTCAGGTACACCCGTGCCTCGCCGAATGAACAAGGTGGAAGATCTTCTGAAGGGCAGGCTACCGAAGGAGAGGGATCTTTGGGAAGCTGGCCGGCTAATGGCAGCTTCCATGGTGGAGATCTCAGGAACGCGAGCGTCTACAGCGTACAAGGAGAAAGCGGTGCAGGGTTTGCTGGTTAGGGCCTTGCTACCACTGGTAAGAAATGGAAAGTGA
- a CDS encoding TRAP transporter large permease, which translates to MSPILVGVLGSLLLVVLLVLGMPIAFMMMFVGFLGIWYLTSLDAALPIVAKTLYGVAAHYPYTIIPLFILMGGFAGTAGITRELYQTFDKWFRRLPGGLGVATIAACAGFAAVSGSSVAAAAAMGNVALPEMRRFGYSPKLATGVVAAGGTLSFLIPPSLGFVVYGMLTEQSIGKLLISGIFPGMILAGAFGLVVVLWARLKPEMAPASHEKVSFREKLLALKGTWETFTVFILVMGGIYLGFINPTEAGAIGAFALFVIVLLKKKLTWRASVAALLESARISIMVLFLVAGATVFSYFLALSTIPAAVSGWISGLDVSRYVVLAIIVLIYFFLGCFLDAVSMMVLTLPVIFPVIVALNFHPIWFGVVAILMMEAGLITPPVGLNVYTLAGVAKDVPMADIFKGTIPFLAAIFITFLLLTAFPKVVLYLPSLMGR; encoded by the coding sequence ATGAGTCCTATCCTAGTGGGAGTCCTGGGAAGCCTTCTTTTGGTGGTCTTGCTTGTTTTGGGGATGCCCATAGCCTTCATGATGATGTTTGTGGGATTCCTGGGTATCTGGTACCTTACCTCCCTGGATGCAGCACTTCCCATAGTTGCCAAGACCCTCTATGGGGTTGCAGCCCACTATCCTTATACCATCATCCCGCTTTTTATCCTCATGGGCGGTTTCGCCGGGACAGCAGGAATAACAAGAGAGCTTTACCAGACCTTTGACAAGTGGTTCAGGAGGTTGCCTGGAGGGCTCGGGGTGGCCACCATAGCCGCTTGCGCAGGATTTGCGGCTGTGAGCGGCTCTTCGGTGGCAGCTGCTGCTGCCATGGGCAACGTGGCCCTTCCGGAGATGCGCCGCTTCGGCTATTCACCAAAGCTGGCCACAGGGGTGGTGGCAGCAGGTGGAACTCTTAGTTTTTTGATACCTCCCAGCCTGGGCTTCGTGGTTTATGGGATGCTTACCGAGCAATCCATAGGAAAGCTTCTCATATCCGGCATCTTTCCAGGAATGATTCTGGCCGGTGCCTTTGGACTGGTGGTGGTATTGTGGGCCCGGCTGAAGCCGGAGATGGCTCCTGCTTCCCACGAAAAGGTGAGCTTCCGGGAGAAGCTGTTGGCTCTCAAGGGCACATGGGAGACCTTCACGGTCTTCATACTGGTCATGGGTGGAATCTACCTGGGTTTCATCAATCCCACAGAGGCCGGAGCCATAGGTGCATTCGCGCTTTTTGTCATCGTGCTTCTCAAGAAAAAGCTTACCTGGAGAGCTTCGGTGGCCGCCCTCTTGGAATCAGCCAGGATCTCCATAATGGTGCTCTTTCTAGTGGCAGGCGCCACCGTGTTCAGCTATTTTTTGGCACTTTCCACGATTCCTGCTGCTGTGTCGGGCTGGATTTCCGGACTGGATGTTTCCAGGTACGTGGTCCTGGCCATAATAGTTCTCATATATTTCTTCCTGGGGTGCTTTCTGGATGCAGTCTCCATGATGGTCCTGACATTACCCGTAATATTTCCGGTGATTGTGGCACTGAACTTCCACCCCATATGGTTCGGTGTTGTGGCAATACTCATGATGGAGGCCGGGCTCATAACCCCGCCTGTGGGCCTTAATGTTTACACCCTGGCCGGTGTGGCCAAGGATGTTCCCATGGCGGACATCTTTAAAGGAACTATTCCCTTCTTGGCAGCCATCTTCATAACATTCTTGCTTCTTACGGCATTTCCCAAGGTCGTGCTTTACCTGCCAAGCCTCATGGGCAGGTGA
- the dctP gene encoding TRAP transporter substrate-binding protein DctP, with amino-acid sequence MCEQCNESRRDFLKGLAIGGVVLGAGLYPKGGLWAQTTKLKFSTWHPPVSREVKTVWIPMMDKLKEKSGGQIDYTMYAGAALGKGPEHFDIVAKGLSDLGYFTATWTPGRFPLTDVLSLAVWVDGKDIAADIGNAVYDRILKDEFKDVKVLELNGCIQSFIWTKKPVQKMEDLKGMKLRSPGGHQTNYIKALGAEPIFMPLGDVYMAIETGTVDGIVTCPPLVLAFKLFEVAKYGALVTLGCVSEGTVMNLGVWNKLPEAQKKLIEELCSNPFKTSGGLTRAEYPKIMQEIEKGGVKLTEVPKAEAQRWYEQFQEVTRKWAADLEAKGLPAKKAVAIMNEECEKRGIELVACPPEFKKA; translated from the coding sequence ATGTGTGAGCAATGCAATGAGAGCAGGAGAGACTTCCTCAAAGGGCTGGCCATTGGAGGGGTGGTGCTGGGTGCCGGCCTTTATCCCAAGGGGGGGCTTTGGGCTCAGACCACCAAGCTTAAGTTCAGCACCTGGCATCCTCCTGTGAGCCGGGAGGTCAAGACAGTCTGGATTCCCATGATGGACAAGCTCAAGGAAAAAAGCGGCGGGCAGATAGACTACACCATGTACGCCGGTGCAGCCTTGGGCAAGGGGCCTGAGCATTTCGACATAGTGGCCAAAGGCCTCTCGGATCTGGGCTACTTCACTGCTACTTGGACCCCAGGTCGCTTCCCATTGACAGATGTTCTGTCTCTGGCCGTATGGGTGGACGGGAAGGACATAGCAGCCGATATCGGCAATGCCGTTTATGACCGGATCTTGAAGGATGAATTCAAGGATGTGAAGGTCCTGGAATTGAACGGTTGCATTCAGTCCTTCATCTGGACCAAGAAGCCAGTCCAGAAGATGGAGGACCTCAAAGGCATGAAACTCAGATCTCCTGGGGGACATCAGACCAATTACATCAAGGCATTGGGTGCAGAGCCCATCTTCATGCCCTTGGGGGACGTGTACATGGCCATAGAGACGGGCACCGTGGATGGCATAGTGACCTGTCCTCCTCTGGTATTGGCTTTTAAGCTGTTCGAGGTGGCCAAGTACGGAGCTTTGGTCACCCTGGGTTGTGTTTCCGAAGGTACTGTAATGAACCTTGGGGTGTGGAACAAGCTGCCAGAAGCTCAGAAAAAGCTCATCGAAGAGCTCTGCTCCAATCCCTTCAAGACCTCGGGAGGCCTCACCCGCGCCGAGTACCCCAAGATCATGCAGGAAATAGAAAAAGGGGGGGTAAAGCTCACAGAAGTGCCCAAGGCAGAGGCACAGCGCTGGTACGAGCAGTTCCAAGAGGTGACCCGCAAGTGGGCTGCTGATCTGGAAGCCAAAGGCCTTCCGGCCAAGAAAGCCGTGGCCATCATGAATGAGGAGTGTGAGAAAAGAGGCATAGAGCTGGTTGCCTGTCCTCCGGAATTCAAGAAGGCCTAG
- a CDS encoding LutB/LldF family L-lactate oxidation iron-sulfur protein, protein MRVRSLEFGQRAQEAVLDQQLQRNLQRIGVRFKVGRDMAFAALEDPEGLRNLGRAIKERSLANLPHLLETLEAKVKEAGGTVHWACNAKEACRIVCDLAKQRAVRTVVKGKSMVTEEIGLNQALEAEGIEVWETDLGEFIIQLAGEPPSHIIGPAVHKSKEQIAELFAEKLGSPKAQAPEELTKIAREKLREKFVKADMGITGANAAVAETGSIVLLENEGNIRLSVTAPRIHVALMGIEKVIPTLEDLAVILALLPRSATGQKLSSYTSIITGPRREAELDGPEEFHLILLDNGRSRILADPDRRQSLYCLRCGSCLNVCPVYRKVGGHSYGWVYSGPIGAVLTPQLVPARLARQLPFASTLCGACAEVCPVKIELPKLLLTMRQRLTEDPNFDGGIPLLVRLAARFHGWLLTHPRLYRLAMDGARAASRVLVRDGRWLWLPPPLSQWARNRHIPTPARPFSSTWPKLKKELVQGGEGA, encoded by the coding sequence ATGCGTGTGCGTTCCCTGGAGTTCGGGCAGCGGGCCCAAGAGGCTGTCTTGGACCAGCAGTTGCAGAGGAATCTGCAGCGCATAGGAGTACGCTTCAAGGTGGGCAGAGACATGGCCTTTGCAGCCCTGGAGGATCCCGAGGGGCTGAGGAACTTAGGCCGTGCCATCAAGGAGAGATCCCTGGCAAACCTCCCCCATCTCTTGGAGACCCTGGAAGCCAAGGTGAAAGAGGCTGGAGGTACGGTCCACTGGGCCTGCAATGCCAAAGAGGCATGCCGAATAGTTTGCGATCTGGCCAAGCAAAGGGCAGTGCGCACAGTGGTCAAGGGCAAGTCCATGGTGACCGAGGAGATAGGCCTCAACCAGGCGCTCGAGGCAGAGGGCATAGAGGTCTGGGAGACGGACCTGGGGGAGTTCATAATCCAGCTTGCTGGGGAGCCGCCTTCCCACATAATCGGACCAGCAGTGCATAAGAGCAAGGAACAGATAGCCGAGCTATTTGCCGAAAAACTGGGGAGCCCCAAGGCACAAGCCCCTGAGGAGCTCACCAAGATAGCCAGGGAGAAGCTAAGAGAGAAGTTTGTCAAGGCTGACATGGGCATAACAGGGGCCAATGCTGCTGTGGCCGAGACCGGCTCCATAGTGCTTTTGGAGAACGAGGGGAACATTCGTCTTAGCGTCACTGCCCCCAGGATCCACGTGGCCCTGATGGGCATAGAGAAGGTGATACCAACCCTGGAGGATCTGGCCGTCATCCTGGCACTTCTGCCCAGGAGCGCAACGGGCCAGAAGCTTTCCTCTTATACCAGCATCATCACAGGCCCCAGGAGAGAGGCAGAGCTGGACGGGCCTGAGGAGTTCCATCTCATACTGCTGGACAATGGACGCAGCAGGATCCTGGCTGATCCTGACCGCCGTCAGAGTCTTTACTGTCTTCGCTGCGGCTCATGTTTGAATGTGTGCCCGGTGTACCGTAAGGTGGGCGGCCATAGCTACGGCTGGGTTTACTCTGGGCCCATTGGTGCGGTGTTGACCCCTCAGCTGGTTCCGGCCAGACTGGCCAGGCAACTGCCTTTTGCCTCTACTTTGTGCGGAGCCTGTGCAGAAGTCTGCCCAGTGAAGATAGAACTGCCCAAGCTGCTTTTGACCATGAGGCAGAGACTCACAGAAGACCCCAATTTCGACGGTGGGATCCCCCTGCTCGTGAGATTGGCAGCCAGATTTCACGGATGGTTGCTGACCCACCCCAGGCTTTACAGGCTGGCCATGGATGGGGCCAGAGCCGCCTCAAGAGTCCTGGTGAGGGACGGCAGGTGGTTGTGGCTTCCGCCACCTTTGTCCCAATGGGCTCGCAACAGACACATACCCACCCCGGCCCGCCCTTTCTCCAGCACTTGGCCCAAGCTAAAAAAAGAGCTGGTTCAAGGAGGTGAAGGAGCATGA
- a CDS encoding GntR family transcriptional regulator, protein MKERRQNEHKTDLQVVSLVDYALKHLAGAIISGRLAPGQKIKEEEVASRLGISRPPLREALKALEMEGLVVRIPRKGVFVSEIKAQDVWEIYTLKMALYGLATFLAVKAASSKDVQRLERIVERMEGCLSRRPPDVARYQIHHEEFHAFLMDMAGNERLKRIASSLHNQVKRFSYRSLIHEDHLRNSCIRHREILQAIRERDPQRAETLSRQHVMEALEFLRGILSAGVDHRVDKVHAGPVKMHDSRILRNAGQK, encoded by the coding sequence ATGAAAGAGAGAAGACAAAATGAGCACAAGACGGATTTGCAGGTGGTTTCCCTTGTGGATTACGCATTGAAACACCTGGCGGGTGCCATAATATCTGGAAGGCTGGCACCAGGGCAAAAGATCAAGGAAGAGGAGGTGGCCTCCAGACTGGGCATCAGCCGACCGCCCCTCAGGGAAGCCCTCAAGGCACTGGAGATGGAAGGCTTGGTGGTAAGAATACCCAGAAAGGGGGTGTTTGTCTCAGAGATCAAGGCTCAAGATGTGTGGGAGATCTACACCCTCAAGATGGCTCTTTACGGGCTGGCCACTTTCCTTGCAGTAAAAGCTGCCAGCTCCAAAGACGTGCAAAGACTGGAGCGCATCGTTGAGCGCATGGAGGGGTGCTTGTCCAGGAGACCTCCTGATGTGGCCCGCTACCAGATCCATCATGAGGAGTTTCACGCTTTTCTCATGGACATGGCCGGCAACGAGAGGTTGAAGAGGATTGCCTCTAGCCTCCACAACCAGGTAAAGAGATTCAGCTACCGCTCTTTGATCCATGAGGATCATCTGCGAAATTCCTGCATAAGGCACAGGGAGATACTTCAGGCCATCAGAGAAAGGGACCCCCAGAGAGCAGAAACCCTAAGCAGGCAACATGTGATGGAGGCCCTGGAATTTCTTAGAGGCATTCTCTCTGCTGGAGTCGACCACAGAGTAGATAAGGTGCACGCAGGCCCGGTCAAAATGCATGATTCGAGAATCCTGAGAAATGCAGGCCAAAAGTGA
- a CDS encoding endonuclease/exonuclease/phosphatase family protein gives MILKVMTFNVRFDNPQDGLNAWPFRKQLVVKTILDEAPDLLGTQECTIAQLHYLMEHLEGYSACLPPRQTDSDPRVQMPTIFFRTKRWRISQCGEFWLSETPNIYRSKSWESAFPRLFTHGKFLDVSTGRKLWFADTHLDHVSATARLMAAKMIRRWVDTRRLPIVLVGDFNEDAGGTVHQILTRGNSKLQDVWRAKGNSQGPEPSTIHHFTGTGSGGRIDWILASEDFSVLDARLVERSEGFPSDHFPCVASLKID, from the coding sequence ATGATCCTCAAGGTGATGACCTTCAACGTAAGGTTCGATAATCCCCAAGATGGGCTCAATGCATGGCCCTTCAGGAAGCAACTCGTGGTGAAGACCATCTTGGATGAGGCCCCCGATCTTCTTGGGACCCAGGAGTGCACCATCGCCCAGTTACATTACCTGATGGAGCATCTGGAGGGTTATTCAGCCTGTCTGCCCCCACGGCAGACAGACAGCGACCCAAGGGTGCAGATGCCCACCATTTTCTTTCGAACCAAGCGCTGGAGGATTTCCCAATGCGGTGAGTTCTGGCTGTCCGAGACACCAAATATATACAGGAGCAAGAGCTGGGAGAGTGCTTTCCCGAGGCTTTTCACTCATGGAAAGTTCCTGGATGTTTCTACAGGCAGAAAGCTTTGGTTTGCAGACACTCACCTGGACCATGTCTCGGCCACGGCCCGGTTGATGGCTGCAAAAATGATCAGGAGATGGGTGGATACCAGAAGACTACCCATTGTGCTGGTGGGAGATTTCAATGAGGACGCAGGGGGAACTGTGCACCAGATTCTCACAAGGGGCAACAGTAAGCTTCAAGACGTCTGGAGGGCCAAGGGGAATTCCCAGGGGCCTGAGCCTTCCACCATCCACCACTTTACTGGCACTGGATCAGGCGGGCGCATAGACTGGATACTTGCATCCGAGGATTTCAGCGTTTTAGATGCGCGTTTGGTGGAAAGATCCGAGGGTTTCCCGTCGGACCATTTTCCCTGCGTGGCAAGCCTAAAAATAGACTAA